One window from the genome of Bacteroidota bacterium encodes:
- a CDS encoding YdeI/OmpD-associated family protein — MQETFKGKKTFYAKSRKEWRKWLEKNSETEKSVWLIFYNKLSKIKSVPYEEAVEEGLCFGWIDSVKYKRDDESSYQYFSPRKPKSNWSKSNRDRVKKLTEAGLMTESGQKLIDHAKKSGTWHALVQVENSVIPEDLQKLFNKNKTAQKHFNAFSNSAKRIILEWILSAKRPETRAKRIEETVHLASKNIKSR; from the coding sequence ATGCAAGAAACTTTTAAAGGCAAAAAAACCTTCTATGCAAAGTCCAGAAAAGAGTGGCGTAAATGGTTAGAGAAAAATAGTGAAACAGAAAAATCAGTGTGGCTTATCTTTTACAATAAACTAAGCAAAATCAAAAGTGTTCCTTATGAAGAAGCAGTTGAAGAAGGTTTATGCTTTGGCTGGATCGACAGTGTCAAATACAAAAGAGACGACGAAAGTTCTTATCAGTATTTTTCTCCGAGAAAACCAAAAAGTAACTGGAGCAAATCAAACCGGGATCGCGTAAAGAAATTAACGGAAGCCGGATTGATGACGGAAAGCGGGCAGAAATTAATTGATCATGCAAAAAAATCAGGGACGTGGCATGCATTGGTGCAGGTTGAAAATTCCGTTATCCCGGAAGATCTGCAAAAACTCTTCAATAAAAATAAAACAGCACAAAAACATTTCAATGCTTTTTCAAATTCAGCAAAACGTATTATCCTTGAATGGATCTTAAGTGCAAAACGACCGGAAACACGTGCTAAGCGAATCGAAGAAACTGTTCACCTTGCTTCAAAAAATATAAAGTCACGTTAG
- a CDS encoding LamG domain-containing protein codes for MIRKCYLLLVTLALSVSSRGEHANVQNSVVGVSTETLIRNGSGSVSSSLDTVGDPSLFGTNVWNVYAWNSSNANSWIIDYYAGYYVDTNLSMFTLNYWGDGESPSYAPGYQGQGVFEDDHSFSAKRRGFPNGYYHINIPSHDDWAYLIIDGVEVWNHEDCCDYHGDVWEGFLGDTSTIEFRVMEFGGGSYGYVELLRSTVVATATTTFIPCVNGTSDVTISAIDGVPPFTGTGTFTVTAGTYDYTVTDSLGDSTTITVVVAGPLDYDTVITTNISPAICEGDTVILTGPSHGKALSFTAPNRVLLPINSPETDYTFELDFKTSEPYTGISSVRDGDLGGSNDRNLYLEEGEIFHRLFSSEEIISSSGQNYADGQWHHVAVVVESGIGQRIYVDGILVASGIVDRSDFDWDNTINIGFGNDWFNGSIDNVRLWNVVRTPSEIIQDQTLHVVGSQPGLIGNWDFDDISNETTTNSVDNSIAYLMEGPSAIENNTNTYLWSNGETTRSIASTLAGTYTVAVTNANGCAVGIPSMELTLNPSPAVPVISTQSSLSFCHGSVAEFTSSATEGNQWLMNGNVIEEDTLSTLETGEEGNYSVIVTNSFGCTKTSAPQFLEVFPAPPAPVIVPSSATTFCEGGNVDLTARSGNVNIRWASSVISFSSEWEEFDYGAIQVLGEPDVYPNYGDIELAWSPVGHDDQEFLELGYTHPIPINFIDIYETFGPDFVDTVFVKNPNTDQYEIVYTAIPEYKGDSAQILHITFPMTSFPVSEVMISMDMSVVIGWNEVDAVSIGNDLPTSYLWTNGDTLQTFNASTSATYTVTVVNSIGCTSTSEPIEIVENPNPIVTSGPDMYSSTCNPVYNLSGGTPAVDICRNRNCRRNFQSCGWGRNL; via the coding sequence ATGATTAGAAAATGTTACCTATTACTGGTGACGCTGGCATTGTCAGTGTCATCAAGAGGGGAACATGCGAATGTACAAAACTCCGTGGTGGGAGTAAGTACAGAAACTCTGATCAGAAACGGAAGTGGGTCCGTAAGTTCATCATTGGATACTGTGGGTGACCCTTCTCTTTTTGGTACGAATGTCTGGAATGTATACGCATGGAACTCTTCCAACGCGAACAGTTGGATCATTGATTATTATGCGGGATATTATGTTGACACTAATCTGTCAATGTTTACCCTTAACTACTGGGGTGATGGCGAAAGTCCATCCTATGCTCCGGGTTACCAGGGACAAGGCGTATTTGAAGACGATCACTCTTTCTCTGCAAAGAGGCGCGGGTTTCCAAATGGTTATTATCACATCAACATTCCAAGTCACGATGATTGGGCTTATCTGATCATTGATGGTGTTGAGGTATGGAATCACGAAGACTGTTGTGATTATCATGGTGACGTCTGGGAAGGATTTCTTGGAGATACGTCAACGATTGAATTCCGTGTTATGGAGTTTGGTGGAGGATCATATGGTTATGTTGAATTGCTTCGGTCTACAGTAGTAGCAACAGCAACAACAACTTTTATTCCATGCGTTAACGGAACTTCTGATGTTACAATTTCAGCAATAGACGGTGTTCCACCATTTACCGGTACAGGCACTTTCACCGTAACCGCCGGAACTTATGATTATACAGTAACCGATAGTCTTGGTGACTCAACAACAATTACCGTTGTTGTTGCCGGTCCACTTGACTATGATACAGTGATCACAACAAATATTTCACCCGCAATTTGCGAAGGTGATACAGTAATTCTGACCGGACCATCTCATGGAAAAGCATTGAGCTTTACTGCTCCTAACCGCGTGTTGCTTCCAATCAATTCTCCGGAAACTGATTATACATTTGAACTCGATTTCAAAACTTCAGAACCATATACAGGAATTTCAAGTGTCCGTGATGGCGACCTTGGCGGATCCAATGACAGAAATCTCTATCTGGAAGAAGGTGAAATTTTTCACAGACTTTTTTCTTCTGAAGAGATCATAAGTTCAAGCGGACAGAATTATGCAGACGGACAATGGCATCATGTTGCAGTCGTTGTTGAATCGGGAATTGGACAAAGAATTTATGTCGATGGAATATTAGTTGCAAGCGGTATAGTTGACCGTTCTGATTTTGACTGGGACAATACAATCAACATTGGTTTTGGAAACGACTGGTTCAATGGAAGTATTGACAACGTACGTTTATGGAACGTAGTAAGAACTCCATCAGAAATTATACAAGATCAAACATTGCATGTTGTAGGAAGTCAGCCGGGCCTTATAGGCAACTGGGACTTTGACGATATAAGCAATGAAACAACAACCAATTCAGTAGATAATTCAATAGCATATTTAATGGAAGGTCCTTCTGCAATTGAAAATAATACCAATACTTATTTATGGAGTAATGGAGAAACAACACGATCAATTGCATCGACACTTGCCGGCACATATACTGTTGCTGTTACCAATGCAAATGGTTGTGCTGTTGGAATTCCTTCAATGGAATTAACATTGAATCCATCGCCGGCAGTTCCTGTAATTTCTACTCAGTCTTCCCTTTCCTTTTGTCATGGATCGGTTGCTGAATTTACAAGCAGCGCAACAGAAGGTAATCAGTGGTTAATGAATGGAAACGTCATTGAAGAAGATACTCTTTCAACTCTGGAAACCGGTGAAGAAGGAAATTATTCTGTAATTGTTACCAATTCATTTGGTTGTACAAAGACATCGGCACCACAATTCCTGGAAGTATTTCCTGCACCTCCGGCTCCGGTAATTGTTCCGTCATCGGCAACAACATTCTGCGAAGGCGGTAATGTCGACCTTACTGCACGTTCAGGAAATGTAAATATTCGGTGGGCATCATCTGTAATTTCTTTCAGTTCAGAATGGGAAGAATTTGATTACGGTGCAATACAAGTGCTGGGCGAACCTGATGTTTATCCAAATTATGGAGATATAGAATTAGCATGGTCGCCTGTCGGTCATGATGATCAGGAATTTCTGGAGCTTGGATATACGCACCCAATTCCGATTAACTTCATTGACATTTATGAAACATTCGGACCGGATTTTGTTGATACGGTTTTTGTAAAAAATCCGAATACAGATCAATATGAAATAGTATACACAGCAATTCCCGAATACAAGGGTGATTCTGCACAGATCCTTCACATTACTTTTCCAATGACATCGTTTCCGGTTTCAGAAGTAATGATAAGTATGGATATGTCTGTTGTTATCGGATGGAATGAAGTAGATGCAGTGTCAATAGGAAATGATTTGCCGACAAGTTACCTATGGACAAACGGAGATACACTTCAAACATTCAATGCATCAACTTCAGCAACCTATACGGTGACCGTTGTAAATTCAATAGGCTGTACATCAACTTCAGAACCAATTGAAATCGTTGAGAATCCGAATCCCATAGTTACATCCGGACCGGATATGTATTCAAGTACATGTAATCCTGTTTACAATCTTTCAGGAGGGACGCCTGCGGTGGATATATGCAGGAACAGGAATTGCAGACGGAATTTTCAATCCTGCGGTTGGGGCAGGAACTTATAA
- a CDS encoding DUF523 domain-containing protein, translating into MPDKNYLKNLRVPTKENPLRILVSACMIGIKCGIDGTAYGEYPTVLKLMNYDNVKLISFCPEDFSFGTPREMCDIHGGTGLDVLEGKAKVLTATGIDWTEGMIKASEKMLEVAISNDIELAVMMDVSAACGNHVIYDGNRYAENKKYQIAMGVCGAQLHRAGYKIISWREYESLEILYSKIDPLHVINKEAKDFDEHEWYKGYFKKLN; encoded by the coding sequence ATGCCTGATAAAAATTATCTCAAAAACCTTCGGGTACCTACAAAAGAAAATCCGCTTCGTATTCTTGTTAGTGCATGTATGATTGGAATAAAATGTGGAATCGATGGTACTGCTTATGGAGAATATCCAACTGTTCTGAAATTAATGAACTATGACAACGTAAAATTGATCTCTTTTTGTCCTGAAGATTTTTCATTTGGAACACCAAGAGAGATGTGCGATATTCATGGCGGAACCGGTTTGGATGTGCTTGAAGGTAAAGCAAAAGTACTTACAGCAACCGGAATTGACTGGACTGAAGGGATGATAAAAGCTTCAGAAAAAATGCTTGAGGTTGCAATAAGTAATGATATTGAACTGGCAGTAATGATGGATGTAAGTGCTGCATGCGGTAATCATGTGATATATGATGGAAACAGATATGCAGAAAATAAAAAATATCAGATTGCTATGGGTGTATGCGGTGCGCAATTACATCGCGCCGGATATAAAATAATCAGTTGGCGAGAATATGAGTCTCTGGAAATTTTATATTCTAAAATTGACCCATTGCATGTTATAAATAAAGAAGCTAAAGATTTTGATGAGCATGAGTGGTATAAGGGCTATTTTAAAAAATTAAACTAA